One window of the Triticum dicoccoides isolate Atlit2015 ecotype Zavitan chromosome 3B, WEW_v2.0, whole genome shotgun sequence genome contains the following:
- the LOC119282063 gene encoding chitinase CLP-like: protein MSQQRRRSAAAAALLALAVLLGTSPPDAAAQPTAWRPLVARVNKDASTSLYTIAIKDGGGPLLLDLAGPMLWVANCPCTHWAIGCGGSDCNGIRNMFTPDVCDSAEWPVQGQDPCICTALPYNPVDGRCVAAQATTISIAANTTDGKNPLFPVTFPVVGSCAPGEFLTSLPAGVAGVAGLARLLNSLPLQVAQWYRLKQEFALCLPRAGDGVAVFGGGPFQLLAAPTVEVADSLRKNPLLFLFNPKNRAYYFTITGIAVNQQRVPTPSGAFDMERRGQGGAAFSTVTPYTALRWDIYWPLRNAFDAATSGIARAEKVAPFDMCYQASELAMTSVGYAVANIDLMLDGGQNWTLPGASSLVQVNDQTVCFAFVQTDSSVPAHAESPAVILGGHQLENNLLIFDLDKDTFAFSGLLLGIGTTCSNFDFSMGSS from the coding sequence ATGTCGCAGCAGCGCCGCCGCAGCGCGGCAGCCGCTGCGCTGCTGGCGCTGGCGGTGCTGCTGGGGACGTCGCCGCCGGACGCAGCGGCTCAGCCTACGGCCTGGCGGCCCCTCGTGGCGCGCGTCAACAAGGACGCCTCCACCTCCCTCTACACCATCGCCATCAAGGACGGAGGGGGGCCGCTCCTCCTCGACCTCGCCGGCCCAATGCTCTGGGTCGCCAACTGCCCCTGCACGCACTGGGCCATCGGGTGCGGCGGCAGCGACTGCAATGGCATCCGCAATATGTTCACCCCGGATGTCTGCGATAGTGCGGAATGGCCGGTGCAGGGGCAGGACCCGTGCATCTGCACCGCCTTGCCGTACAACCCGGTCGACGGGCGCTGCGTCGCCGCCCAAGCCACCACCATCTCGATCGCCGCCAACACCACGGACGGCAAGAACCCACTCTTCCCGGTCACCTTCCCCGTCGTCGGGTCCTGCGCGCCGGGGGAGTTCTTGACCTCGCTCCCGGCGGGCGTGGCCGGCGTCGCGGGGCTTGCGAGGCTGCTTAACTCTCTGCCGTTGCAGGTCGCCCAGTGGTACCGCCTGAAGCAAGAGTTCGCGCTGTGCCTGCCCAGGGCTGGGGACGGCGTGGCCGTCTTCGGCGGCGGCCCGTTCCAGCTCCTGGCCGCGCCAACCGTGGAGGTCGCCGATAGCCTCCGCAAGAACCCTCTCCTGTTCCTCTTCAACCCCAAAAACCGCGCCTACTACTTTACCATCACCGGCATCGCCGTGAACCAGCAGCGCGTGCCCACGCCGTCCGGCGCCTTCGACATGGAAAGGAGAGGCCAAGGCGGCGCCGCCTTCAGCACCGTCACGCCCTACACCGCGCTCCGCTGGGACATCTACTGGCCGCTCCGAAACGCGTTCGACGCGGCCACGAGCGGCATCGCGCGCGCGGAGAAGGTGGCGCCGTTCGACATGTGCTACCAGGCGTCGGAGCTCGCAATGACCAGCGTGGGCTATGCCGTGGCCAACATCGACCTGATGCTGGACGGAGGGCAGAACTGGACACTGCCCGGCGCCAGTTCGCTCGTGCAGGTGAACGACCAGACGGTGTGCTTCGCGTTCGTTCAGACGGATTCGTCGGTGCCGGCACATGCTGAGTCGCCGGCGGTGATCCTCGGGGGGCACCAGTTGGAGAACAACCTGCTGATATTCGATCTGGACAAGGACACGTTCGCGTTCAGTGGGCTGCTCCTCGGCATCGGCACTACCTGCAGCAACTTCGACTTCAGCATGGGGAGTTCTTAG